A section of the Ranitomeya imitator isolate aRanImi1 chromosome 7, aRanImi1.pri, whole genome shotgun sequence genome encodes:
- the LOC138644378 gene encoding uncharacterized protein codes for MDFLEDLLAEDEDNLCSYSMSDLEKCVQLLMDEVRSQQEKVDETKADLQNMEAEVTESSVRREFLTSLLAQTLPQLEALEEEVRTQEQLLVAIREMERLREARGAESCGDLETRLVAADGLWSTCRQQEKTLRENTETLRAALGKSEAKLGETTAELHMVESELLAVQERLSAQRPAQGEAAQVISACMEEMGKLQEKRRRK; via the exons ATGGATTTCTTAGAGGATCTTCTTGCTGAAGATGAAGATAATCTTTGCTCTTACTCCATGAGTGACCTCGAG aaaTGTGTTCAGCTCTTGATGGATGAAGTCCGATCACAACAAGAAAAAGTAGATGAAACCAAGGCAGATTTACAAAACATGGAGGCTGAGGTCACTGAAAG CAGTGTGAGGAGGGAGTTTTTGACGTCTCTGCTGGCTCAGACTCTGCCTCAGCTAGAAGCTCTGGAGGAAGAAGTGAGAACTCAGGAGCAGCTTCTGGTGGCTATACGTGAAATGGAAAGATTACGAGAAGCTCGGGGTGCGGAGTCCTG TGGAGACTTAGAAACACGACTGGTGGCAGCAGACGGTCTCTGGTCCACGTGTCGTCAGCAGGAGAAGACTCTGCGGGAGAACACAGAAACTCTGCGGGCGGCACTGGGAAAATCAGAGGCCAAACTGGGAGAAACGACGGCCGAACTGCACATGG TGGAGTCTGAGCTTCTTGCTGTACAGGAAAGACTCTCTGCCCAGCGGCCGGCGCAGGGTGAGGCTGCCCAGGTGATCAGCgcgtgtatggaggagatgggcaaaCTGCAAGAAAAACGGCGCCGAAAATGA